One part of the Trypanosoma brucei brucei TREU927 chromosome 4, complete sequence genome encodes these proteins:
- a CDS encoding 8-oxoguanine DNA glycosylase, putative (identical to GP:27764447: putative 8-oxoguanine DNA glycosylase {Trypanosoma brucei} (PMID:14706348)) — protein MQRVLPFALHCYFNLGSAMRDWHALAPSAAIHLPMTLCGGQCFRWRRTPRGTWVGVVRHTAYELCDPLKMSIAKPEQKKARKTASFLSPLSLAATAAPPFISSADVSATGQPSADLLWFRCLNCDLRSESDAREQTLFLRHYLALDVDLQKMWLRWTADNPMKSHPLVKCLTPCGSTDLPVSIRHLRQDLHETLLGFLCSQNNNVPRITSLMERLSISYGDYLCDYNVVTGDVRHAAHCGNVKGNPSEQNDGGGWIALHALPSMDQLAAATEESLRALGFGYRSRYLTECAAIISKSGATRVQKEVKDKKMKKKEVGKPAGPLAAVQPYKWYEELASNRLTLQERREKLLALPGVGRKVADCILLFALGHHELVPVDTHMAQVAAEYLACPPAVVVAAKKQRESEASERLKRRRGSNHEELANAVDSGDSVLSSLSWENTLVEWYRNGRGKKAKFPALLLKHHDAIQYGFKLLFGDYCGWAHSILFYARMRSSGNKEATA, from the coding sequence ATGCAACGAGTTCTCCCCTTCGCTCTACACTGCTATTTTAACCTAGGTTCTGCAATGCGCGATTGGCATGCGCTAGCGCCAAGCGCAGCGATCCATCTGCCCATGACGTTGTGCGGTGGACAGTGCTTTCGCTGGCGCCGGACACCGCGTGGGACATGGGTGGGGGTCGTTCGGCATACCGCCTATGAACTGTGCGATCCACTTAAAATGAGCATTGCGAAGCCCGAGCAGAAGAAGGCGAGAAAGACTGCttcattcctttctcctttgtCCCTTGCGGCGACTGCTGCTCCACCTTTTATATCTTCTGCCGATGTTTCGGCGACTGGGCAGCCTTCCGCTGATCTCCTTTGGTTCCGCTGTCTCAACTGTGACCTACGCAGCGAATCGGATGCTCGTGAGCAGACGCTCTTTCTTCGCCACTACTTAGCACTTGATGTTGATTTGCAAAAGATGTGGCTGCGGTGGACAGCAGACAACCCGATGAAGTCTCATCCTCTGGTGAAGTGTCTTACCCCGTGCGGCTCAACTGATCTCCCCGTGAGTATTCGCCATCTGCGACAGGATTTGCATGAGACCCTTCTTGGGTTCTTATGCTCACAGAATAACAACGTTCCACGCATCACGAGTCTGATGGAACGCCTCTCCATCTCCTATGGTGATTATTTGTGCGATTATAATGTAGTGACAGGTGATGTGCGCCACGCGGCTCACTGTGGAAACGTAAAGGGGAACCCTTCGGAGCAAAACGATGGTGGAGGCTGGATAGCTTTGCATGCTCTTCCTTCCATGGACCAGTTGGCGGCAGCCACGGAGGAGAGCCTGCGCGCTCTGGGTTTTGGCTATCGCAGCAGATACTTAACCGAATGTGCGGCAATCATCAGTAAGAGCGGTGCTACCAGGGTTCAAAAGGAAGTTAAAgataagaaaatgaagaaaaaggaggtggGCAAGCCAGCTGGCCCACTCGCCGCCGTGCAACCGTACAAATGGTATGAGGAACTTGCCAGCAACCGACTTACCCTTCAAGAGCGAAGGGAAAAACTTTTAGCCTTGCCGGGTGTTGGGCGAAAGGTTGCGGActgtattttattatttgccCTAGGTCACCACGAACTTGTTCCTGTGGACACACATATGGCGCAAGTTGCGGCTGAGTATCTAGCCTGTCCACCAGCGGTTGTGGTAGCTGCGAAAAAGCAACGTGAAAGCGAAGCCTCGGAGAGGCTCAAACGGAGACGAGGAAGTAACCATGAAGAACTTGCAAATGCTGTGGATAGCGGGGACTCGGTACTGTCATCTCTGTCATGGGAAAATACCCTAGTGGAATGGTATAGGAATGGCAGAGGCAAAAAAGCGAAGTTTCCTGCTTTACTGCTGAAACACCATGACGCAATACAGTACGGGTTTAAGCTACTCTTCGGTGATTATTGTGGTTGGGCGCACAGCATATTATTTTACGCCCGCATGAGATCATCTGGGAACAAGGAAGCAACAGCATGA